The following coding sequences lie in one Bacteroides helcogenes P 36-108 genomic window:
- the miaB gene encoding tRNA (N6-isopentenyl adenosine(37)-C2)-methylthiotransferase MiaB has protein sequence MEKVTEADFKSATADDNKKLFIETYGCQMNVADSEVIASVMQMAGYSVAETLEEADAVFMNTCSIRDNAEQKILNRLEFFHSLKKKKRHLIVGVLGCMAERVKDDLITNHHVDLVVGPDAYLTLPELIASVEAGEKAMNVELSTTETYRDVIPSRICGNHISGFVSIMRGCNNFCTYCIVPYTRGRERSRDVESILNEVADLVAKGYKEVTLLGQNVNSYRFEKPDGGVVTFPILLRMVAEAAQGVRIRFTTSHPKDMSDETLQVIADMPNVCKHIHLPVQSGSSRILKLMNRRYTREWYLERVAAIRRIIPDCGLSTDIFSGFHSETEEDHQLSLSLMEECGYDAAFMFKYSERPGTYASKHLPDDVPEEVKIRRLNEIIALQNRLSAEANARCVGRMYEVLVEGVSKRSRNQLFGRTEQNRVVVFDRGTHRIGDFVTVRVTESSSATLKGEEVSDLR, from the coding sequence ATGGAGAAAGTAACGGAAGCAGACTTTAAATCTGCGACTGCTGATGACAACAAGAAGTTGTTCATCGAAACCTACGGCTGCCAGATGAATGTGGCAGATAGTGAAGTAATTGCTTCAGTCATGCAGATGGCAGGCTATTCTGTGGCTGAAACGCTGGAAGAGGCGGATGCGGTATTTATGAATACCTGCTCCATCCGTGATAACGCAGAGCAGAAGATTTTGAATCGTCTTGAGTTTTTTCACTCGCTTAAGAAGAAAAAACGCCATCTTATCGTCGGTGTGTTGGGCTGTATGGCCGAACGTGTAAAGGATGATTTAATTACGAATCATCACGTTGATCTTGTGGTAGGCCCGGATGCTTATCTGACGTTGCCCGAACTGATAGCATCGGTAGAAGCAGGTGAAAAGGCGATGAATGTGGAACTTTCGACTACGGAGACTTATCGTGACGTCATTCCCTCGCGTATCTGTGGAAACCATATTTCCGGCTTTGTGTCCATCATGCGTGGTTGCAATAATTTTTGCACTTATTGTATCGTTCCCTATACTCGTGGTAGAGAGCGTAGCCGTGATGTGGAGAGTATTCTGAATGAAGTAGCCGACTTGGTTGCCAAGGGATATAAGGAAGTCACTCTTTTGGGACAGAATGTCAACTCCTACCGCTTTGAAAAACCGGATGGCGGAGTGGTCACATTCCCGATACTGCTGCGTATGGTAGCTGAAGCTGCGCAAGGTGTCCGTATTCGATTTACTACTTCACATCCCAAGGACATGAGTGATGAAACTTTGCAGGTCATAGCTGATATGCCTAATGTATGTAAGCATATCCATTTGCCGGTGCAGAGTGGAAGCAGCCGTATTCTGAAGCTGATGAACCGTCGATATACCCGTGAATGGTATTTGGAGCGCGTTGCTGCTATCCGCCGGATTATTCCCGATTGCGGACTTTCCACAGACATCTTTTCCGGATTCCACTCGGAGACGGAAGAAGATCATCAGCTTTCTCTGTCACTGATGGAAGAATGCGGGTATGATGCCGCTTTTATGTTCAAATATTCCGAGCGTCCGGGCACATACGCATCCAAGCATTTGCCGGATGATGTTCCCGAAGAAGTGAAGATTCGCCGTTTGAATGAAATCATTGCCCTTCAGAACCGTCTGTCTGCAGAGGCTAACGCCCGTTGCGTGGGACGCATGTATGAAGTGTTGGTAGAGGGTGTCAGTAAGCGTAGCCGTAACCAACTGTTCGGTCGCACGGAGCAGAATCGCGTAGTGGTCTTTGATCGTGGTACGCACCGTATAGGTGATTTTGTCACTGTCAGAGTTACGGAATCCAGTTCGGCGACACTGAAAGGAGAAGAAGTGTCTGATTTGAGATAG
- a CDS encoding DUF3836 domain-containing protein: MKTTNLFKAVAFVAMIIVSIMNSEVKAQGNKFITNEEVKNEMVVAKTIFKQDGIQLYRHMRYEFTYDDQKRLVSKEAYKWNGAKEQWEPYFKMSYEYGNAEIIMSYARWDESRKAFDKDMKKSIYELNNENMPIACL, from the coding sequence ATGAAAACTACAAATTTATTCAAAGCAGTTGCATTCGTAGCAATGATTATCGTAAGTATTATGAATTCAGAAGTAAAAGCACAGGGCAATAAATTCATTACCAATGAAGAAGTAAAAAATGAAATGGTAGTTGCCAAAACTATTTTCAAGCAAGACGGCATTCAACTTTATCGCCATATGCGCTATGAGTTTACTTATGACGACCAAAAACGTCTTGTCAGCAAAGAGGCTTACAAATGGAATGGTGCAAAAGAACAATGGGAACCTTACTTTAAAATGAGTTATGAATACGGCAATGCCGAAATCATAATGTCCTACGCACGTTGGGATGAATCACGCAAGGCTTTTGACAAAGACATGAAAAAGAGCATTTATGAACTGAATAATGAGAATATGCCGATAGCTTGCCTGTAA
- a CDS encoding DUF3098 domain-containing protein produces MSKQKFAFDKTNFILLAVGMAVVIIGFLLMTGPASTPTNFEPDIFSVRRIKVAPVVCLLGFVFMIYAVLRKPRTEKKVEG; encoded by the coding sequence ATGAGTAAACAGAAATTCGCTTTTGACAAGACCAATTTCATCTTGCTTGCCGTTGGCATGGCGGTGGTGATCATTGGCTTTCTTTTGATGACCGGTCCGGCATCCACCCCGACAAACTTTGAGCCGGATATCTTCAGTGTGAGACGTATCAAGGTAGCACCGGTAGTCTGCCTGTTGGGCTTTGTGTTTATGATATACGCTGTACTGCGCAAGCCGAGAACGGAGAAGAAGGTTGAGGGCTGA
- the truB gene encoding tRNA pseudouridine(55) synthase TruB: MKNFKQGEVLYFNKPLGWTSFKVVGHARYHICRRMGVKKLKVGHAGTLDPLATGVMIVCTGRATKRIEEFQYHTKEYVATIRLGATTPSYDLEHEVDATYPTEHITREMVEEALKKFIGEIQQIPPAFSACMVNGKRAYDLARKGEEVELKAKLLVIDEIELLECSLPDIKIRVVCSKGTYIRALARDIGEALNSGAHLTALERTRVGNVRIEDCLDPLLFKEWIDAQEIETEED; this comes from the coding sequence ATGAAGAATTTCAAACAAGGAGAAGTGCTATACTTCAATAAACCGCTGGGCTGGACATCGTTTAAAGTGGTGGGACACGCACGTTATCACATCTGCCGGCGGATGGGAGTGAAGAAACTGAAAGTGGGTCATGCGGGTACGCTCGATCCTCTTGCCACGGGAGTGATGATTGTATGTACCGGCAGGGCCACCAAGCGCATTGAGGAGTTTCAATATCATACCAAGGAATATGTCGCCACAATTCGGTTGGGCGCCACCACTCCTTCTTATGATTTGGAGCATGAAGTAGATGCTACCTATCCCACGGAACATATCACCCGCGAGATGGTGGAAGAAGCTCTGAAGAAATTTATCGGTGAGATACAACAGATTCCTCCGGCTTTTTCAGCATGTATGGTGAATGGTAAGCGTGCCTACGATCTTGCCCGTAAAGGAGAAGAGGTGGAGCTGAAAGCCAAGTTGCTGGTTATTGACGAAATAGAACTGTTGGAGTGCAGCCTGCCGGACATTAAGATCCGTGTGGTTTGCAGCAAAGGCACTTATATCCGTGCTTTGGCGCGTGATATTGGCGAAGCTTTGAACAGTGGAGCTCATCTCACAGCTCTGGAACGTACCCGTGTCGGCAATGTCCGTATAGAAGATTGCCTTGATCCTCTCCTTTTCAAGGAGTGGATAGATGCGCAAGAGATAGAAACAGAAGAAGATTGA
- the folK gene encoding 2-amino-4-hydroxy-6-hydroxymethyldihydropteridine diphosphokinase, whose protein sequence is MNIYFSLGTNLGDKDRNLRIAVQEIEKRIGKIVSLSAFYATAPWGFTSENTFLNAALSVETAHLPLEVLKITQEIEREMGRLHKSVDGVYGDRVIDIDFLLCFADDGTPVSLNTSELKLPHPLMQERLFVMEPLAEIAPDIIHPIFKETMRELLKKVLS, encoded by the coding sequence ATGAACATTTATTTCAGTCTTGGTACTAACCTCGGTGATAAGGATCGGAATCTGCGTATTGCCGTTCAGGAAATAGAAAAGCGGATAGGGAAAATTGTTTCCCTTTCCGCTTTTTATGCTACGGCTCCGTGGGGATTTACTTCAGAGAATACCTTTCTTAATGCAGCCCTTAGCGTGGAGACGGCGCATCTTCCTTTGGAGGTGCTGAAAATCACACAAGAGATAGAGCGTGAGATGGGGAGGCTCCATAAATCCGTGGATGGAGTATATGGTGACAGGGTGATAGACATTGACTTCTTGCTTTGTTTTGCCGATGACGGCACACCTGTATCATTAAACACCTCTGAACTGAAACTTCCCCATCCGTTGATGCAGGAGCGACTTTTTGTTATGGAGCCTTTGGCGGAGATTGCACCGGATATTATACATCCGATATTTAAAGAGACGATGCGTGAGTTGCTGAAAAAGGTTTTATCTTGA
- the queA gene encoding tRNA preQ1(34) S-adenosylmethionine ribosyltransferase-isomerase QueA, whose protein sequence is MKLSQFKFKLPEEKIALHPTKYRDESRLMVLHRKTGEIEHRMFKDILDYFDDKDVFIFNDTKVFPARLYGNKEKTGARIEVFLLRELNEELRLWDVLVDPARKIRIGNKLYFGDDDSMVAEVIDNTTSRGRTLRFLYDGPHDEFKKALYALGETPLPHGIINRPVEAEDAERFQSIFARNEGAVTAPTASLHFSRELMKRMEIKGIDFAYVTLHAGLGNFRDIDVEDLTKHKTDSEQMTVSAEAVKVVNRAKDFNRQVCAVGTTVIRAIESTVSTDGHLKEYVGWTNKFIFPPYDFTVANAMVSNFHMPLSTLLMIVAAFGGYDQVMNAYDIALKEEYRFGTYGDAMLITDR, encoded by the coding sequence ATGAAACTGTCGCAATTTAAATTCAAGCTTCCCGAAGAGAAGATAGCTTTGCATCCTACGAAGTACAGAGACGAGTCGCGCCTGATGGTGCTTCACAGAAAGACAGGCGAAATCGAACACCGTATGTTCAAGGACATACTGGATTATTTCGATGATAAGGATGTGTTTATCTTTAATGACACCAAGGTATTCCCGGCCCGGCTTTATGGAAACAAGGAGAAGACCGGTGCTCGTATCGAGGTATTCTTGTTGCGTGAGTTGAATGAAGAACTTCGTTTGTGGGACGTATTGGTGGATCCTGCCCGTAAAATCCGTATCGGCAACAAGCTCTATTTTGGTGATGATGACTCTATGGTGGCTGAGGTAATAGATAATACCACATCGCGTGGACGTACGCTCCGTTTCCTTTATGACGGGCCGCATGACGAATTTAAGAAAGCGCTTTATGCACTGGGTGAGACACCGTTGCCTCATGGCATTATCAACCGTCCTGTAGAGGCGGAAGATGCTGAACGGTTCCAGTCCATCTTTGCCCGCAACGAAGGAGCCGTTACGGCTCCCACTGCCAGTCTTCACTTCAGCCGTGAGTTGATGAAGCGTATGGAAATCAAAGGTATAGATTTTGCATACGTCACTTTGCATGCCGGATTGGGTAACTTCCGTGACATCGATGTGGAAGATCTTACCAAACATAAGACGGACTCTGAGCAGATGACTGTATCTGCAGAAGCCGTAAAGGTTGTGAACCGTGCGAAAGATTTCAATCGTCAGGTTTGTGCCGTAGGTACTACCGTGATACGTGCCATTGAGAGCACAGTCAGTACGGACGGTCACTTGAAGGAATATGTGGGCTGGACAAATAAATTTATTTTCCCTCCATACGATTTCACGGTAGCCAATGCCATGGTGTCCAATTTCCACATGCCACTTTCCACCTTGCTGATGATTGTTGCTGCTTTTGGCGGTTATGATCAGGTGATGAATGCCTATGATATAGCATTGAAAGAAGAGTACCGCTTTGGTACGTATGGAGATGCCATGCTGATTACAGACAGATAA
- a CDS encoding acetyl-CoA hydrolase/transferase family protein, protein MAFNYISAAEAASLIKHGYNIGLSGFTPAGTAKAVTHALAEIAEAEHAKGNPFQVGIFTGASTGDACDGILSRVKAIRYRAPYTTNADFRKAVNNGEIAYNDIHLSQMAQEVRYGFMGKVNVAIIEACEVTEDGKIYLTAAGGIAPTVCRLADQIIVELNAAHSKNAMGLHDVYEPLDPPYRREIPIYKPSDRIGKPYIQVDPKKIAGVVETNWPDEARSFADADPLTDKIGQNVADFLAADMKRGIIPPTFLPLQSGVGNIANAVLGALGRDKTIPPFEMYTEVIQNSVIGLIREGRVKFGSACSLTVTNDCLEGIYNDMDFFRDKLVLRPSEISNSPEVVRRLGVISINTAIEADLYGNVNSTHIGGTKMMNGIGGSGDFTRNAYISIFTCPSVAKEGKISAIVPMVSHHDHTEHDVNIIITEQGVADLRGKSPKERAQAIIENCAHPDYKNILWDYLKLTDGKAQTPQAVRAALGMHAELAKSGDMKNVDWALYK, encoded by the coding sequence ATGGCATTCAATTACATTTCGGCAGCAGAAGCTGCAAGCCTGATTAAACATGGCTACAACATCGGTCTAAGTGGATTTACTCCCGCAGGAACAGCCAAAGCCGTTACACATGCATTGGCAGAAATAGCAGAAGCTGAGCACGCCAAAGGAAACCCTTTCCAAGTGGGCATCTTCACAGGTGCTTCTACGGGTGATGCCTGCGACGGCATACTTTCACGTGTCAAAGCCATCCGATACCGCGCTCCATACACCACCAACGCCGACTTCCGCAAGGCGGTGAACAATGGTGAGATTGCCTACAACGACATTCACCTTTCGCAGATGGCCCAGGAAGTGCGTTACGGCTTCATGGGAAAAGTAAACGTTGCCATTATCGAGGCATGCGAAGTGACCGAAGACGGTAAAATCTATCTGACAGCAGCCGGCGGCATCGCTCCTACCGTATGTCGCCTCGCCGACCAAATCATCGTAGAACTGAACGCTGCCCACAGCAAGAATGCCATGGGATTGCACGACGTTTACGAGCCTCTGGACCCTCCCTACCGCCGCGAGATACCCATCTACAAGCCGAGTGACCGCATCGGGAAGCCCTACATTCAAGTTGACCCGAAGAAGATTGCAGGTGTCGTAGAAACCAACTGGCCGGATGAAGCACGTTCTTTTGCTGATGCAGACCCTCTGACCGATAAAATAGGACAGAACGTGGCCGACTTCTTAGCTGCCGACATGAAGCGCGGCATCATTCCTCCCACCTTCCTCCCGCTGCAATCGGGTGTGGGCAACATTGCCAACGCTGTATTGGGCGCATTAGGACGTGACAAGACCATCCCTCCGTTTGAAATGTACACAGAGGTTATCCAGAACTCCGTCATCGGACTGATCCGTGAAGGCCGTGTGAAATTCGGCAGCGCCTGCTCACTGACCGTGACGAACGACTGTCTGGAAGGCATCTACAACGACATGGACTTCTTCCGCGATAAGTTGGTATTGCGCCCGTCGGAAATATCCAACAGCCCGGAAGTGGTACGCCGTCTCGGTGTAATCTCCATCAACACAGCCATCGAAGCCGACCTCTACGGAAACGTGAACTCCACCCACATCGGCGGTACGAAGATGATGAACGGTATCGGCGGAAGCGGTGACTTCACACGCAACGCTTATATCTCCATCTTCACTTGTCCGTCCGTTGCCAAAGAGGGCAAGATCAGCGCCATTGTTCCGATGGTGTCTCATCACGACCATACGGAACACGACGTCAACATCATCATTACCGAACAGGGTGTTGCCGATCTCCGTGGAAAGAGCCCGAAAGAACGCGCGCAGGCCATCATCGAAAACTGCGCCCATCCCGACTACAAGAATATCCTTTGGGATTACCTGAAACTGACCGACGGCAAGGCACAGACTCCACAGGCTGTCCGCGCCGCATTGGGTATGCATGCCGAACTCGCCAAAAGCGGGGACATGAAGAACGTGGACTGGGCACTGTACAAATAG
- a CDS encoding cell division protein FtsX, giving the protein MKVKGKHNSVSCFDMQFITSGISTTLVLLLLGLVVFFVLGAHNLSIYVKENINFSILVSDDMSESEILKLRKKLDKEVFVKETEYISKKQALREQTEAMGTDPQEFLGYNPFTASIEIKLHSDYANSDSIAKIEKLIKRNTNIQEVLYQKDLIDAVNDNIRNISLMLLGLAVILTFISFALINNTIRLAIYSKRFLIHTMKLVGASWSFIRRPFLRRNFWIGVLSAVVADSILWGGAYWLVSYEPDLIRVITPNVMLLVSASVLAFGVLITWLCALFSINKYLKMKAGTLYYI; this is encoded by the coding sequence ATGAAGGTGAAAGGTAAACATAATTCAGTATCTTGTTTTGACATGCAATTCATTACGTCCGGCATCAGCACGACATTGGTGTTGCTGTTGCTGGGACTGGTCGTGTTCTTTGTGTTGGGCGCCCATAATCTTTCTATATATGTAAAGGAGAATATCAACTTTTCCATTCTTGTCAGCGATGACATGAGCGAGAGTGAAATATTGAAACTCCGGAAGAAGCTGGATAAGGAAGTTTTTGTGAAGGAGACGGAATATATTTCCAAAAAACAAGCTCTCCGCGAACAGACCGAAGCAATGGGAACAGACCCACAGGAGTTTTTGGGTTATAATCCTTTCACTGCGTCCATCGAGATCAAACTGCATTCCGATTATGCCAATTCGGACAGCATCGCCAAGATAGAAAAGCTGATCAAGAGAAATACCAATATTCAGGAAGTACTTTATCAGAAGGATTTGATAGATGCCGTCAATGACAATATCCGAAACATCAGCCTGATGCTTTTGGGATTGGCGGTGATACTGACATTTATTTCTTTTGCATTGATAAACAATACGATCCGCCTTGCTATTTATTCCAAACGTTTCCTTATTCATACCATGAAGTTAGTGGGGGCAAGCTGGAGCTTTATCCGGCGTCCGTTCTTGCGACGTAACTTTTGGATAGGCGTGTTGTCAGCCGTGGTGGCCGACAGTATATTGTGGGGTGGAGCTTACTGGCTTGTTTCTTATGAACCGGATCTGATACGCGTCATCACTCCCAATGTCATGTTGCTGGTATCTGCCTCCGTTCTTGCATTTGGAGTGCTCATCACTTGGTTGTGTGCCTTGTTTTCCATTAACAAATACTTGAAGATGAAGGCGGGTACATTGTATTATATATGA
- a CDS encoding S41 family peptidase: MKKNLALLVFSFVALSVAAQNNLPVLKAKNNPVISSEDGVERPWFISPDVRPDVMKTSAKNIVFRSSTDTLSFKLEEGKAFDFIVLTNENDSAFTRVEWVSDNPLQNPPKRLLGLSATGKMSREQAVFDIDALVYNLSEIHPDMYAQCGMGEFMHAVAEVKSALPDSLSKLELYEHSAPLVSMLGDGHTIMRFPFNDVFTSELKREPFLLSINDNDSTVSVRKSACPALPDSVQLKSINGIEVRDMVAWMMNYASGERPFFKLSRVNDLFPALFQMRYAAESYDVEFIADGKIKQATVPAMTFSELKAAYSSSNKPGPKKSDLPYFYEIPDGKKYAILTFNACADEKRMAVFADSMVTELNQRKIKHLIIDVRYNGGGNSMVGEELLKRISNVPFNQFGRSYCRVTPTVQRLMNQKADAGIYCFAEPTKMIQPLDAEHRFQGKTIMLISHKTFSSAADFSWTFKYFNMGVVVGEETGGMSVCFGDYLNYRLPVSGLFTSISYKRFWQYGADEKDIHGTVPDYIVPQAEALEFAKRLTKKRK; this comes from the coding sequence ATGAAAAAGAATCTTGCTTTATTGGTTTTCTCGTTTGTTGCTTTATCGGTTGCGGCTCAGAATAACCTGCCTGTACTGAAGGCAAAGAATAACCCTGTCATATCTTCTGAGGATGGTGTGGAACGGCCGTGGTTTATATCACCGGATGTTCGTCCGGATGTGATGAAGACGAGTGCTAAGAATATTGTTTTCCGCAGCTCTACCGATACGTTGTCATTTAAGTTGGAAGAGGGCAAAGCCTTTGATTTCATTGTTTTGACGAACGAAAACGATTCGGCCTTCACGCGGGTCGAATGGGTTTCGGACAATCCTTTGCAAAATCCGCCAAAGAGATTGCTCGGACTTTCGGCCACAGGAAAGATGTCGCGCGAACAGGCTGTGTTCGATATTGACGCATTGGTTTACAATCTTAGTGAGATTCATCCTGATATGTATGCGCAGTGTGGCATGGGTGAATTTATGCATGCGGTGGCTGAGGTGAAATCCGCATTGCCGGACTCTTTGTCCAAGCTCGAACTCTATGAACATTCCGCGCCGCTGGTGTCGATGCTTGGCGACGGGCACACGATCATGAGATTCCCGTTCAATGATGTTTTCACTTCTGAACTGAAACGCGAACCTTTTCTGTTGAGTATTAATGATAACGATTCAACAGTGTCGGTGCGTAAAAGTGCTTGCCCTGCACTTCCCGATTCTGTGCAGCTTAAAAGCATCAATGGAATTGAGGTGCGTGACATGGTGGCGTGGATGATGAATTATGCAAGTGGAGAACGGCCTTTCTTTAAATTGAGTAGGGTGAACGACCTTTTTCCTGCACTCTTTCAGATGCGCTATGCTGCCGAAAGCTATGATGTGGAATTCATAGCCGATGGAAAGATTAAACAAGCAACAGTTCCTGCAATGACATTTTCCGAGCTGAAAGCAGCTTACAGCTCCTCGAATAAACCGGGTCCAAAGAAATCCGACCTCCCTTACTTCTATGAGATTCCCGATGGAAAAAAGTATGCCATTCTGACTTTTAATGCCTGCGCCGATGAAAAACGAATGGCTGTTTTTGCGGATTCTATGGTTACTGAACTCAATCAGCGCAAAATCAAACACCTTATCATCGATGTTCGTTATAATGGAGGTGGGAACTCAATGGTGGGAGAGGAATTGCTCAAGCGTATTTCCAACGTGCCTTTCAATCAGTTTGGACGCTCATATTGTCGCGTGACACCTACGGTGCAACGCTTGATGAATCAAAAAGCAGATGCCGGCATCTATTGTTTTGCTGAGCCAACTAAAATGATACAGCCCCTTGATGCCGAACACCGCTTTCAGGGCAAAACGATCATGCTCATCAGTCATAAAACATTCTCTTCTGCGGCGGATTTCTCTTGGACATTCAAGTATTTCAATATGGGAGTCGTGGTTGGAGAGGAAACCGGGGGAATGAGTGTCTGTTTCGGTGATTACTTGAACTATCGCCTTCCGGTTTCAGGCCTTTTCACAAGTATCTCTTACAAACGCTTCTGGCAATATGGGGCTGACGAAAAGGATATTCACGGAACTGTGCCTGATTACATTGTGCCTCAAGCTGAAGCACTTGAGTTTGCTAAAAGACTGACTAAAAAGAGAAAATAA
- a CDS encoding class I SAM-dependent methyltransferase, translated as MNKLTIKACPLCGGTHLKRALTCVDHYASGEMFHLCRCGDCGFLFTQDFPVEAEIGRYYETPDYISHSDTRRGAMNSVYHWVRSYMLGRKARLVIREAHRKEGRLLDVGTGTGYFADVMVRRGWQVEAVEKNVQARAFAKEHFSLDVKPDTVLKDFAPGSFDVITLWHVMEHLEHLNETWETLNSLLTDKGVLIIAVPNCSSFDARKYGAYWAAYDVPRHLWHFTPGTIQQFGSKHGFIMAERHPMPFDAFYVSMLTEKHMRHSCTFLRGMLVGTLAWFSSLVKKERSSSMIYVFRKKITR; from the coding sequence ATGAATAAACTCACTATAAAAGCTTGTCCGCTATGCGGGGGAACGCATCTTAAGCGTGCCCTGACTTGTGTTGACCATTATGCTTCCGGCGAAATGTTCCACTTGTGCCGTTGTGGGGATTGCGGATTTCTTTTCACACAAGACTTCCCTGTGGAAGCTGAGATAGGACGCTATTATGAAACTCCCGATTATATATCACACTCCGATACCAGGAGAGGTGCGATGAATTCCGTTTACCACTGGGTGCGAAGTTATATGTTGGGACGTAAAGCGCGTTTGGTCATTCGTGAGGCGCATCGCAAGGAGGGCCGTTTGCTGGATGTGGGTACGGGAACCGGCTATTTTGCAGATGTTATGGTGCGTCGAGGCTGGCAGGTAGAGGCAGTGGAAAAGAATGTACAGGCGCGTGCCTTCGCAAAGGAACATTTCAGCTTGGATGTGAAGCCCGATACAGTTTTGAAGGATTTTGCTCCCGGCAGTTTCGATGTGATTACTTTGTGGCACGTTATGGAACATCTGGAACATCTGAATGAAACCTGGGAAACTTTGAATTCCCTGCTGACCGACAAGGGGGTGTTGATTATTGCAGTGCCAAATTGTTCCTCGTTCGACGCACGGAAATACGGCGCGTATTGGGCTGCATACGATGTGCCCCGTCACTTGTGGCATTTCACGCCGGGCACTATTCAGCAATTCGGTTCCAAGCATGGCTTTATCATGGCAGAACGGCATCCTATGCCCTTTGATGCTTTTTATGTGTCTATGCTGACGGAGAAGCACATGAGGCATTCCTGCACTTTCTTGCGTGGTATGCTGGTCGGTACGCTGGCATGGTTCAGTTCCTTGGTAAAGAAAGAGCGAAGCAGCTCCATGATATATGTATTCAGGAAGAAAATAACGAGATGA
- a CDS encoding undecaprenyl-diphosphate phosphatase, protein MGDLSTLEVIIIAIVEGLTEFLPVSSTGHMIITQNLLGVESTEFVKAFTVIIQFGAILSVVWLYWKRFFHLNPIKVFDAEATVGKTFFAKLGIWLKRFLQKFDFYWKLLVAFVPAAVLGLLFNDKIDELLESVAVVAVMLVIGGVFMLFCDKIFNKGSDDTVLTEKRAFNIGLFQCIAMIPGVSRSMATIVGGMAQKLTRRQAAEFSFFLAVPTMFAATAFKVLKLFTDGGMEIIVNNMPALIIGNIVAFIVALLAIKFFIGFVTKYGFKAFGWYRIIVGGLILILLLTGHTLEIM, encoded by the coding sequence ATGGGAGATTTAAGTACATTAGAGGTGATCATCATTGCGATAGTTGAAGGATTGACAGAGTTCTTGCCGGTTTCTTCTACCGGACACATGATTATCACTCAAAACCTTCTGGGAGTGGAGAGTACGGAATTCGTGAAGGCTTTTACGGTAATCATCCAGTTTGGAGCTATCCTTTCGGTGGTCTGGTTGTATTGGAAACGCTTTTTCCACCTGAATCCTATCAAAGTATTCGATGCTGAGGCAACTGTCGGAAAGACGTTTTTTGCAAAGTTAGGTATCTGGCTGAAACGTTTTCTGCAAAAGTTCGACTTCTACTGGAAACTGTTGGTGGCTTTTGTTCCGGCAGCCGTGTTGGGCCTTTTGTTCAACGATAAGATAGACGAGTTGCTGGAAAGCGTAGCCGTGGTAGCTGTAATGTTGGTGATAGGCGGTGTGTTCATGCTGTTTTGCGACAAGATATTCAATAAAGGCAGTGATGATACAGTATTGACGGAGAAGCGGGCTTTCAACATAGGTCTCTTTCAGTGCATCGCTATGATACCGGGTGTATCGCGCTCCATGGCCACTATTGTGGGTGGCATGGCTCAGAAGCTCACCCGCAGGCAGGCGGCTGAATTTTCTTTCTTCCTTGCCGTGCCCACGATGTTTGCCGCTACGGCTTTTAAGGTGTTGAAACTCTTTACGGACGGTGGTATGGAGATTATCGTGAACAATATGCCTGCATTAATCATTGGTAATATAGTGGCATTTATAGTGGCTCTGCTTGCCATTAAGTTCTTTATCGGTTTTGTTACCAAATATGGCTTTAAGGCATTCGGTTGGTATCGTATTATCGTCGGCGGATTAATTCTGATTCTGCTGCTGACAGGTCACACGTTGGAAATAATGTGA